The DNA sequence GCTTTTAAAGAGTTATAATAACTATTTAAAAGATAGGGCAAATCTATTTTATTATAGTTAAAATTTTCATCTTGCTTTGTTAATTCTTTTGCTATATTTCTAACACTTTTGATATGAATATCATAGGATTCTGGAATATTAGCTATTTTATTTAAATCTTTATCGAAAAAGCCCTGTTCATTGATTCTAAAACCAAACTCACTCGCATAACTTATATTATTAAAAATGTAATTTAATTGTTCTAAATGATGATCCTCTTTCAAATTTGAAATTTCTCTATCCTTGATCAAATTCAAAGCAGAACTATTATTTAAAGGATTAGACAAAGCCAAATTTTGATAAGGATTTGCCGAATTTATTGTCATCGTTTAATCTTTCCAAAAATATTGCTATTTTTTAACAAGCAAAAGGTGTGCCAAGTTTATAAGATGATAAAAATTCAGTCAAAAATCAGTAAAAATTTATTATTATTTAGCTTTTCTAAATTTTTTGGAAAATAAATTTTATCCGAAAGGAAAGCGTATGCCAAAGATGAAAAGCGTTAAAAGCGCTGTTAAACGCTTTAAGGTAGGTAAAAATAAAATCAAAAGAGGTTCAGCATTTAGAAGCCATATTTTGACTAAAAAACCTGCTAAAAGAATGCGTGATCTTCGTACAGCTAAATACGTTCATAGTACAAATGTAAAAGCTGTAGAAAAGATGTTAGGAATTTAAGTTTTTGACCAAAGTCATTCAAACTCCCCTTAAAAATAAAATTAAGGGCAAGCTCCAAATTTGGACGCCACTTTATGAAAGGAAATAAAAATGGCAAGAGTAAAAACAGGTGTTGTAAGACGTCGTAGACACAAAAAAGTTTTAAAATTAGCACGTGGTTTTTATAGCGGACGTCGCAAACATTTTAGAAAAGCAAAAGAACAATTAGAAAGAAGTCTCGTCTATGCTTATCGTGACAGACGTCGCAAAAAAAGAGATTTTCGCCGTCTTTGGATCGTGCGTATCAATGCTGCTTGCAGATTAAATGATTTAAGTTATTCAAGATTTATTAATGGACTTAAAAAAGCAGGTATTGAACTTGATAGAAAAATCTTAGCAGACTTAGCAATGAATGATGCTGCTGCATTTTCAAAAATTGTGGAGGCTGTTAAAAAAGCGCTTTAATCCAAGATTATTTTCTTGGATTACCCCCCCCCCGTCGTATTTAATTTCGCTAAAACGTTTTCGTAAAGTTTTAATTCATTTAAATTTTTATCCAAATGAGTGCTTGTATCACTTTTTTGTTCAAGCTTATCTGAAATTTCTTTCCCTAAACTAATAAGTTCAGAAATAGTTTTTGAAAATTCGTTCGATTTATCTCTGATAAAATTCATTTCTTGGGTGCTAGAATTCGAGCTTTTAGCAATAGACTGTATAGTTTGAATTACTAATTTTATAGCCGCTTCCATTTCTATTAAGCTTTCTTGGGTATTATCAGAAAGCTTTCTTACCTCATCAGCAACAACAGCAAAGCCTCTACCCATTTTCCCAGCTCTTGCAGCTTCTATGCCCGCATTTAAAGATAAAAGACTTGTTTGTTCAACAATGCCAGAAATAAGGTTAAGCATTTTATTAAGCTGATCAATATTTTTAAAAGAAGATTGAATTTCTTTCTCTAAATTCATTTTTTCTTCACTTTGATATAAGTTATATTCTAAATAGTGAATAAAATTAATAAAATTTTCATCAATAGTTAAAAGGCTTTCTTTAATACTTTGAAAATCTTTGAAAGTTTCTTTAAAAATATTGGAATTATTGTCTATACTAACAGTGGTATTTTTCAATCTATCTAAAACGAGCTTATTAACCTTATTAATAATTTCAAGTTTTTGTACTTTAAAACTAAGATAATAATATTTAAAGTCGCTATATTTATTTACAAAAGTTTGCATATATACAGGATTAAATTCAGTTTTTTCATCTACTTCGTAAAAAAATATCGCTACTAAACTTTTAAAAATTCCAACGCCATAAATTTCCCCAAAACAAGAAAAACCTACAATGGGAAATTGATTTAATTTAATATCTTTTATAAATTTACTATTTTGGAATCTTCTTAGGATACAATCATTAAAAATTGCTGCCATAGGCTTCATATTGGGTTTATTTTGGATAAATTTCTCATAATCTTTTTCAAGATCTTTGATAAAATCAGTTCTTTTTAATAAAACAATTTCTTGACCATTGGCTATTGCGCCATAACTAAACAAAACCTTATCTGAAATGATTTTCATAGGGGAAATAAAATAATCATTACTAATTTTAATACCTAAAGTATAATTTTGTGCTTTATCAAGCTTTAATTCTTCAAAGCTACAAGAAAAATGCTTGCATAAAGCTTCAATCGCATTTACAGACTGAAAAGTTTTTGTATCTAAGAATTCATATACCAATCTATTTTTAGGATCTGCATTTAAAACTGTAAATGTTGTATTTTTATCATGAGTTTCAGAAAAATTTTGAGATTTCATAAAATCAAAACGATATTTTGGTTTAAATTGAATATGCATACTAACAGCATGATGTTCTAGTATTTCGTGATTATAAACAATGCAGGTTCCTTGAAGATTATCCAAGTCTCCACTTGCACCAGCTCCTAAAATAGGGCAAGGATATTGAGCGTATTTATAAAGCATTTCTATGACCATGCTCTCGCTTCCGCTTACTCCATTATGAATTAAATAGTGCAAAGTATTACTACAATGTGCCTTAAAAGGAACATGCATTGACGCAATTTCTTTTTCTATATAAACTCTTCTATCTTGATAATCTTCTATATGATCAAAAAGATTGATTTTGTGGATATATAAATTTTCTATCATTTCATTGCCAAAAAGAATTAAAGCGATACCTTGAACATTATGTAAATAAGGATTATCAATGATTTGTTTATTTTGATTGATATTGCATAATAAATCAGA is a window from the Campylobacter sp. RM10537 genome containing:
- the rplT gene encoding 50S ribosomal protein L20, which gives rise to MARVKTGVVRRRRHKKVLKLARGFYSGRRKHFRKAKEQLERSLVYAYRDRRRKKRDFRRLWIVRINAACRLNDLSYSRFINGLKKAGIELDRKILADLAMNDAAAFSKIVEAVKKAL
- a CDS encoding methyl-accepting chemotaxis protein, which produces MFHSFFKKNEKKIIKTKPLETLYFLEDEIENTLSNLQFKTKLAIGFASYQLDLKNIATKIKNYLPQECELVLISASDLLCNINQNKQIIDNPYLHNVQGIALILFGNEMIENLYIHKINLFDHIEDYQDRRVYIEKEIASMHVPFKAHCSNTLHYLIHNGVSGSESMVIEMLYKYAQYPCPILGAGASGDLDNLQGTCIVYNHEILEHHAVSMHIQFKPKYRFDFMKSQNFSETHDKNTTFTVLNADPKNRLVYEFLDTKTFQSVNAIEALCKHFSCSFEELKLDKAQNYTLGIKISNDYFISPMKIISDKVLFSYGAIANGQEIVLLKRTDFIKDLEKDYEKFIQNKPNMKPMAAIFNDCILRRFQNSKFIKDIKLNQFPIVGFSCFGEIYGVGIFKSLVAIFFYEVDEKTEFNPVYMQTFVNKYSDFKYYYLSFKVQKLEIINKVNKLVLDRLKNTTVSIDNNSNIFKETFKDFQSIKESLLTIDENFINFIHYLEYNLYQSEEKMNLEKEIQSSFKNIDQLNKMLNLISGIVEQTSLLSLNAGIEAARAGKMGRGFAVVADEVRKLSDNTQESLIEMEAAIKLVIQTIQSIAKSSNSSTQEMNFIRDKSNEFSKTISELISLGKEISDKLEQKSDTSTHLDKNLNELKLYENVLAKLNTTGGG
- the rpmI gene encoding 50S ribosomal protein L35 — encoded protein: MPKMKSVKSAVKRFKVGKNKIKRGSAFRSHILTKKPAKRMRDLRTAKYVHSTNVKAVEKMLGI